TTTGCTATTCACCATGCTGGAATGACCAGAGTGGACAGAACACTGGTAGAGGATCTGTTTGCTGACCGTCACATCCAGGTTAGCTCTTAATGTTCTGATTATTTAAGGTTCTAAAAGGAAAATTAGCATCAGTCTAAACATTGGTTGTGCATATTGTAGGTATTGGTGTCCACAGCCACGCTGGCCTGGGGTGTAAACTTGCCAGCGCACACAGTAATAATCAAAGGCACACAGGTCTACAGCCCAGAGAAAGGCAGATGGACAGAGCTGGGAGCCCTAGACATCTTACAGGTCAGTGTACACATGCTACTATAAACTGGTCAGAGTACTCAAATACTAAGTGTTTTGGCGAGTGTTAACTTGCTTTTCTGTAACACAGATGCTGGGTCGTGCTGGCAGGCCACAGTATGACTCTAAAGGAGAGGGCATCTTGATTACATCTCATGGAGAGCTTCAGTATTACCTCTCTCTGCTCAACCAGCAGTTGCCTATCGAGAGCCAGATGGTGGCCAAACTTCCCGACATGCTCAACGCTGAGATAGTGTTGGGCAATGTTCAGACTGTCAAGGTAgggtttgtttttgcaaactcaCGTACGTTCATTAGTCAGCAATTTATGCCACCGTTATTCAGCAATAATCCTGGCAGAGGCATTTATCAGTTAGAATTATCAgtcttaaaacaaaaacatttagcaaaacaaatttaacaaaatTTGAAATTCTACTAATGAAGGTATCTAGATATCTGAACCTCATCTACTGAGTTGTTGATTtttgaaagtgtaattttaaagTCTTGGAAATTCAGAatctgttgcatttttttttttttttacttgtttgtaAATTTTGTCAGGATGCAGTGAACTGGCTGGGATACACGTACCTCTATGTGCGGATGCTGCGGAACCCCACACTGTATGGTGTCTCTCACGACGATCGCAGCTCTGATCCTCTGCTGGAGCGACGCAGGATGGACCTGGTGCACACGGCTGCCATCGTCTTGGAGAAGAACAACCTGGCCAAATATGACAAGAGATCCGGCAGCTTTCAGGTACTTAGTTTCCTCTTGTCATATTAACCCACCTCTCAAACTGTGGGCtctcagaaaatattttatatgagTGATAAATGAGATTGTACCAGCTTTACATCCCTAACCGAGGATAATGGATTTATGCAGGGGTGAGTGAAAACATAAGTTAGCATTTTAAGTACTAGGATAGCAACAGATGTTGTTTCATTGCTGTAGGTCACAGACCTGGGCCGCATTGCCAGCCATTTCTACATCACCCACGATTCCATAATGACTTACAACCAGCTGCTGAAGCCCACACTGAGTGAAATCGAGCTCTTCAGggtgttctctctctcatcagagTTCAGGAATATCACAGTCAGAGAAGTATGTGCCTTATTTTaaaaccaactgaaatatttcaatgTCTAGAAGTAGAACTCCCAAGACATAGAGTGGTTAATTGACTGCACTTACCAAAATGCTGCTTATTATTCTTTGATTGGCAGGAGGAAAAACTTGAGCTTCAGAAACTGCTTGAAAGAGTCCCTATTCCAGTAAAGGAAAGCATTGAAGAGCCAAGTGCAAAGGTTTGTTTGTAGTAGCAGAAAGAAATATATGGCTGTTCAGAATAGCATGCTACTATACTAGTCCtgaagtatatatgtatattgtgcacaatgtgcacattttctgtatgcatggaatatCCAGATGACTTACTAGATTTGAGAAGGTGAGCGTTATGCAACAGAGTACACTGTATCCCACAGTGCAATGTACCTTAAACATGCACTATGATGAAATCTAGCAACAATGTATCCTACTACTACATTTTTAATcgaaatcagctttattgccaggtatgcttacacatacaaggaatttgtcttggtgacaggagcttccagcaCACAATACATAATAGCAACAAGACATGGATCataatacaaaaatgaataaaaaaaaatgtttttgaatagaaaataaagtacatATAGAACACACAATAAGaccaaatatacatatatatttatacatgcatacatacatagtgcaaattttgaaatgtagttttaatctTTCGTTAAATGGTAAGCAGCAATATGCATAGCACAGTTAGCAGTAGACTGTTATTCCATTCTTAATTATAGTCTCATTGTCACCCCTGACTTGAATGTTACTTCTCTTTTTCAGATTAATGTGCTGCTGCAGGCATATATCTCTCAGCTCAAACTAGAGGGCTTTGCCCTCATGGCTGACATGGTCTATGTGACACAGGTATGTGTAAGAAAATCTGcattctgaaatatttttctgttaaggctaaattgtcaatcaatttaaaaaacaatttcacCTAAAAGCCTGAGAGAATGCATACAATTTCTGTATAAGTGTTATGTTTGATTGCACAGAGTGCTGGCAGACTGATGAGGGCAATCTTTGAGATTGTGCTGGGCAGAGGTTGGGCCCAACTTACTGACAAGACTTTAAACCtctgcaaaatgattgacaaaaGGATGTGAGTCATGATGAATTTGTTGACCCCATAAATCTCTTGTTTTTTTATACAATGTAATACTGACGCTTTTGGCTTATTTATGTAAAGGTGGCAGTCTATGTCACCTCTGCGTCAGTTCCGCAAGCTTCCAGAGGAGGTCATCAAAAAGATTGAGAAGAAAAACTTCCCCTTCGAACGTCTCTATGATCTGAATCACAATGAAATTGGTGAATATGTTTTGTCACTTCACTGAGATACTTGAACAAGCATTGCCAATGGTATGTCAAGTGAGATTGTATATGTTAATTGCTCATTATCTAAAACTTCTTAACTCTTCCAGGCGAGTTGATCCGAATGCCAAAAATGGGGAAGACCATCCATAAGTATGTCCATCAGTTCCCAAAGCTGGACCTGGCAGTTCACCTGCAGCCCATCACTCGTTCCACTCTGAAAGTGGAGCTCACCATCACACCAGATTTCCAGTGGGACGACAAGGTCAGTTCTCTGTCTTAAAAGCGCTGTCATTTCACAAGCCGTTTCATGTGAAGTTTTTCCAGATATTCACATTGAGCTTGCAAATAAACTGAGAAAGGCAGTAATTTTGGTATTTTGGCTCCATTACCACAGATACATGGGTCATCAGAGGCTTTCTGGATCTTGGTGGAGGATGTGGACAGCGAGGTTGTGCTGCATCATGAGTACTTCCTCCTAAAGGCCAAGTACGCTCAGGATGAACATCTGGTCACTTTCTTCGTGCCTGTGTTTGAGCCTTTGCCTCCACAGTACTTCATTCGCATAGCTTCAGACCGCTGGCTTTGTAAGTGATTTTTCTGCTGACAATATGACAAACAACTTAATACTACAGAACATATTACCATAGCACATTTTAGttacacattttacaatgttaATTTAGGATGACATTGATGTATAAGTGGTTGATGTGTAGCAACCAATTGCATGGTACCATTTGTAAAGCAAATAGAGCATTGGTGAAATCGCATTTGTCTGGAAGATTCTGGAAGatagcttgattttttttttctccactctTTTTCAAGCATGTGAGACGCAGCTGCCCGTTTCATTCCGTCACCTGATCTTACCAGAGAAGTATCCTCCCCCCACGGAGCTGCTGGATCTGCAACCACTGCCCGTGTCTGCTTTGAGAAACGCAGCCTTTGAGAGCCTTTACCAGAAGTTTCCTTTTTTCAACCCTATACAGACCCAGGGTACCCACACTTAGACTCTCTAATACATGCATAACAAAATTTATTGATTTTTGCCTTCTGAATTAAACTAATCTACTCTCGTTTCCCTCAGTGTTCAACGCAGTATACAACAGCGATGACAATGTCTTTGTTGGCGCCCCTACTGGCAGTGGTAAGACCATATGTGCGGAGTTTGCCATTCTTAGGATGCTTCTACACAACGCAGAGGGCCGCTGTGTGTACATCACACCCATGGAAGCACTGGCCGAACAGGTATATCCACAAATCTCTGCCTTTGTTGTAAATATGAgagaatttatataattatatataattgttctTATTGCAAGAAAGCAGCGTTCCAGTTTACATGCGCTGTATAAGCGACGTACTCTTCACTCCCATGCGGCTTGTCAGTAAACAgttttctccacagcaacgtagTTCCCCAccacacttgtgtaaataacaaacatggcatccgaggaagactgatattttattccccattgcttcgctttatttctaGATATTCCAGagatgttgctgtgtttgttttctttaacTTTCTGTTATGACCTGCAgcaattgcactgcaatagtgatgcttccctcttacataaaactctgggattcccccaatatATGAGCGCATATACGCAAACATGAGGGACAGTTGATATTATGCACTAATGTGTATAAATGAGCATAAAGAAATGGGATTATAGTGCATGTGTTTTTCCCCCTGTAGTCTCAGTAATGTTAAACTCTTtccgctgtgttgacttgttgtttgACTCCATCCCTTGAAGTTTGTTATCTGGTCTGTTCACACACCTATGCGCACCATTCAAACATCCAGCAAAATGTTACTTAGCTGAATGTGGCCTTGTAATCACCTATGTTTTCCGTGAGAAACCTGGTGTGTTataccactttctcttaatcccttaaattgTGTAAGAAAGCcagcattcttgtttacatgacatttcggAATGCtaatttctgcaaaaaccctggaatagccctcttaagtgcatgtaaacgtacatTTGGTCAATGTCAAAATtaactgatatttaaaaatgttaatgtggtTTTCATGCAGGTCTTTGTTGACTGGCACCAGAAGTTCCAGGACACATTGAATAAGAAGGTTGTCTTACTCACTGGTGAGACGAGCACTGACCTCAAGTTGCTGGGTAAAGGTGACATCATCATCAGCACCCCAGACAAGTGGGACATCCTGTCTCGCCGTTGGAAACAGAGGAAGAACGTGCAGAACGTTAGCCTCTTCATTGTGGATGAGGTTCATCTCATTGGAGGAGATAATGGAGTAAGATGTCTTCAGTTTTATGTGATAAACTCTTTATTCCATGCTAATTTGAATATCATTTATTTGTTCTGGGTTTGAAACAAGAAGAACAAGTTTTCAGTTCTTCAGATATTATTTGGAAGTTTCAGCCCTTTGAGCCCTCTGTAACCTATTaggtaaatatttttattaataattacttATTGAATTTCTGACTACTGTGTGTCTCCTCTAGCCTGTGTTGGAAGTGATTTGTTCCAGGATGAGGTACATCTCATCACAGATTGAGCGGCCCATTCGTATCGTGGTCCTCAGCTCATCTCTGTCCAATGCTAAAGATGTGGCCCACTGGCTTGGCTGCAGCACCACGGCCACCTTCAACTTCCACCCCAACGTCAGGCCAGTTCCTCTGGAGCTTCACATCCAGGTCTAGAGCCCTCTAAAATTACCTTTATTTTCAAAGAGCACAGTCTTGACCCTCATGACCTTAAATGACAAAAGGATTACCtacatttgtgatttaaataatAGGGGTAGATACAAATattgttgttccgtgtaatgtgtctcCAAAGGCGAGATCCAAGCATTCAATTTgtaattgaataatgtctctttaataCCCTTTCTATTCTCTACAATCAGATGTTGATCAAACAACaagaaattaacttttaattCTAATAATGTATGGCACAAATGAGAGAAAGCCATTAGAGTCTCTTTCATTAACATGTGTTCATTTACAGACACTTTACAGAAATGCCAGATTTGTTTcggttcaacaaatcaatgtaaatacttgtaaatagttcaaattatgcaattaaacaataaacatgtaacaaaaaataatagataatctataatatcatatttattgattgaatacatggattattattttttttctttttcatttttaaaaagccaaaatgtgacatgataataaaatataatgaataatattaatattttcataatgtagttAGACAgacccctgtataattaacagcatttgctgGAAGAGAATTTATTTTATGTGTAAGCAAATAGGTACATTATAActgatatatatatcaatattgaATCTGAATTGAATCGAGAGCGTTTGAATCCGAATCGATTCAAATAGTAGAAATccttatcaatacccagccctattaaaTCCTCTCCtgtcaacattttaaaatgtttcattaatgTTTCTCCTCTTCAGGGATTTAATGTGAGTCACACACAGACTCGTCTGCTGTCCATGGCTAAACCAGTGTATCACGCCATCATGAAACACTCCCCATCCAAGCCAGTGCTGGTGTTTGTGCCATCAAGACGTCAGACTCGTCTCACTGCTATCGATATCCTCACCTTCTGTGCTGCAGATGTGGTCCCCCAAAGGTACATTGAGAAgtgttatacattattttaactaAATTCTATGACTTTAGGAAGCATTAATTGTTGTCTGCGTCAAGGATCTATATACAAGCCTTCTTGTTCTACTTAAAGGTTTTTGCACTCAACTGAGAAGGATCTGGCtccattcatggagaatctctcTGATACCACATTGAAGGAGACCGCCTCTAATGGGGTTGGGTACCTGCACGAGGGCCTTTCGGCAACAGAGCGCAGGATTGTGGAGCATCTCTTTATGTCTGGTATGAAAAGTCCTTCATGTTGTAACTTGTTAGACTATTGTAAATGAGACAGTCTGCTGATATGAGCATTTTTCATATCCTCTCTTATGCCAGGTGCTATTCAAGTGATGGTGGCATCTCGCTCTCTCTGCTGGGGCACTAACATTTCTGCACATCTGGTGATTGTCATGGACACACAGTACTACAATGGCAAAATCCATGCGTAAGTATTTcattaacctaaaaaaaaagccaaaagatTTAGTCAGAAGATTGATGTCATAGTCAATATTTACCAGTGTATCTGGATTGTTCATAAATGTGTATTTCTTTGATAAGGTATGTGGACTACCCAATCTATGATGTCCTGCAGATGGTAGGGAAGGCCAATCGCCCTCTACAGGATGATGAGGGTCGCTGTGTCATCATGTGCCAGGGGTCCAAAAAGGTAAAGCGGATGTTAATCTAGATATGTCCAAGAATGTTTTCTCTAACCTatttttaaagtctttttttttattaatatttttttacttttgcttaaaggtttagttcacccaaagatgaaaattattccataatttactctcccctcaagacatcctaggtgtatatgactttcttctttcagccaaacaaaatcagagttatattaaataatattctgGGTCTACTAAGCTtaataatgggagtgaatggtaccttagattttgaagcctaaAAAGCACATCCagccatcaaaaaagtaatccatatggctccagggggttaataaaagcCACCTGAAGCAaagcgatgtgtttttgtaagaaacatattcatatttataactttataaaatatatgctatttttgggcttcaaaatctaaggtaccattcactcccattataaagcttggaagagccaggatattttttaatataactccattTGGCTGAAAGaacaaagtcatatacacctaggctTTTTAAATtgtgggataattttcatttttgggtgaattaacacTTTAAGACCACTgggttttttctcttcttgttttAAGTAATTTTGCATATCATTGTTTCACTCTAGGACTTCTTTAAAAAATTCCTTTACGAACCTCTGCCAGTTGAGTCTCACCTGGACCACTGTCTCCATGACCATTTCAATGCTGAGATCGTCACCAAGACAGTAGAGAACAAACAGGACGCTGTGGACTACCTGACATGGACATTTCTGTACCGCCGCATGACCCAGAACCCCAACTATTACAACCTGCAGGGTGAGTTACCGCGGAACCTTCAATTTAATATTCAAAATCTAGGCTTTACAGCCTTTACTATTTGTGCCATAATGAATGCATGTAAAAGTATTCAAGCTACTTTTTTAACCAGTTTCAACAGACAGTTAAAACCTTTTTAACACTTTTAGCTCATATGGGcctttttaatcaaattattaataactacagtcttgaccaacacaaaataggcattgttttaaagcttagaagtgtacttttatttgtatgtaggcattatgacaAAAATGAACAAGTGCTGTGAAAtgtgcagacaaatcagaagtgttccatttagataatttattaataattttgctctGCATAtgttattgtaatcagtaaatacaccaaactgatcaaatagccatgcgTCTTATGTCACTGGAAAGCTCTCAaatgagtagaatacaaccagcctatttgttttctccacagacaaaaatatagcgagcaatagctactgtactgtatgtgtctgtaaCATACATGTTAAATTTAAAGGGGTGTTGCTtatttgccacattttcactTAGAAATTCAcgagaacataaaatatcacataccattacttagaggaggcgtATATCTTTAAAACTagcccacacacaacataatcaGATGCATTGGTCAtcagataatccacatgaagcacaatgtgtaCAATGCACATTGTACAATCTGGCtaaaacacgttagctttcctgaATTAAATGACTTTCTCTGAAAAGTATTATGTTCTCCAGCATCAtagaatgctaaaccaatcgcattaggattcagatcactgcacccagaggtggaagtcatccaattATCGGCAGAGAGGGTTATTTACTCTAATTACATGTGGCCACCAGGAGTATATAACACAGAATCAATGATGGCTCATATGACACAGAAGAGAACTGAATGAGATGTCGTTAATAATGCCTGCATGCTTAGGAGAGAGAACATACCTTTCagtcatttttgtatttgcatgtgtaattagttcttatgtacaattatgttttatttttttggagaggCTTATGgacacttttgtttttttaaacaaattcacaCTGAGTTGTAGCATGGTGATGTGAATGAATTTTCAAATatgaattataaaataattcaaatttcagTCTGCTTTTACCTTGGTTGCCACATTTACTACGTGGAGCACATGGACGGAATCACAGAAtctagtcataaaaatggcattagctatAAAATGCGGAATGTTATGAAATATGACATATTTGGACAAAAATTAATGTTCgaatgcacaattaataaaataaaaattgcattgtGTCCAAGTGCTTGgccgctcatacactgaaaacacctcatcacaCATGCTCTTGACTATGTACAAACAGTATGTATTTGTTTAATTGAATCACAACTTTATGGGGATaaatgatcacactgggccatgtagtgAACTAATCTGGAGATGAGAAACTACTGCCAAAAATGCACAGaaaagccaaaataaaagctagatttaAACGGATGCATGTATTTTGCTTAAGTATTACACTTTTGGGCACATATAATGTCCtcgaaaattgtgccttgaaaagagtgggaactctGGTAATTAAAGTGGGTTTAATGCATAAAagcctaaaataaaaataattgttttccatGACAGGGATGTCTCATCGTCACTTGTCGGATCATCTGTCTGAGCTGGTGGAAAATACCCTGCATGATCTGGAGCAGTCCAAGTGTATCAGCATTGAGGATGAGATGGATGTTGCACCGCTGAATCTGGGCATGATCGCAGCCTATTACTACATTAACTACACAACCATCGGTGAGGCCTGTCTCTGTTTAATTGACTAGATTTAACACGATCACTGTGAATTGTAATCTTGCTACTTAATGTCTTGTTTAACATTGCTGCAAGTATGTTCATAATCATTTGGCTAGACTGGAATAAAAAAGACACCATGTGAGCATGTATGTGAAGTCTGAATTATTCTTGTCCTCTCTCCAGAGCTGTTCAGTATGTCCCTGAATGCCAAGACAAAGATCCGCGGCCTCATCGAGATCATCTCCAATGCTGCAGAGTATAAGCACATCCCCATCAGGCACCACGAAGATGCTCTGCTCCGGCAGGTGTGTAAAACACATCGCttcataaactatttatttattttaattatttagtattttaaatgtaatagtcTTAAAACAAATGTAGCTGCATCAGAGCTCCATGTTAAACATTCTTTGACTTTTGCAGCTGGCTCAGAAGGTCCCTCATAAACTGAACAATCCCAAGTTTAACGACCCTCACGTGAAGACCAACCTGCTGCTTCAGGCTCATCTGTCCCGCATGCAGCTGAGCGCAGAGCTCCAGTCAGATACTGAAGACATACTCAGCAAGGTGAGGGACAACTGCTGTTTGGTCCAGCTCTACTGCATCTACTTGGAGCACATATAATTCCTTTATATAACAGATCTGCTCCACTAATTAGATTTGACAAGTGGTGTACCAAGAGCCATGATATATAAACAAGATAGTAGGCAATGTTGTGTctgaaatgtgttattttattaaCTTGTTTTATAGAACTATTCTATAAAAGCAATATAACTGCTATATAACATCGTAATCATACcactgtactgaatatcagcataaCACACTTGCAATAATACTGCTTAAATAtctctttgagacaaagtattaAAAGTTTGAGTCATTGTAGCATTCTAGATCCAGGATCTGTTCAAATTGAGCATGTTATAAAATGAAACATTCATGTGAAACAAGTACTTTGTAATTGATGTCATAAGTctaattttcttttctcttccaTGTGTCCAGGCTGTGCGGTTGATCCAGGCATGTGTGGACGTGCTCTCCAGTAATGGCTGGTTGAGTCCAGCACTGGCTGCCATGGAGCTGGCTCAGATGGTCACACAAGCCATGTGGTCCAAAGACTCTTACCTTAAGCAGCTACCCCACTTTACTTCTGAACACATCAAGCGATGCACAGACAAGGTGACTCAAGTGGTTTAGGGGATCATCGAAACACATGGAATATTTTCTGTCTTTTGGCTGTCTGGCTTGTCTTAACTCTGCTTTGTCGACATGTTTAGGGTGTGGAGAGCATCTTTGATATCATGGAGATGGAAGATGAGGATCGTACTGCTCTGCTGCAGCTTTCAGATATGCAAATGGCTGACGTGGCACGGTTCTGTAACCGGTATCCCAACATTGAGCTCTCATACGAAGTGGCTGACAAAGAGGACATCAAGAGGTAGGCTTTGATTCAAAAGAGCATGTGCTTATGATAAGTACACCCATTTCAGACATGTGTAACCTATGGATGAACCAGCCAGGGTGAATAATTGTCTTGCATTCACAGTGGCAGTCCTGTGGTCGTCCAAGTGCAGTTGGAGAGAGAAGAGGAAGTTACAGGACCTGTTATTGCACCACTATTCCCTCAGGTGAGAGTCCAtcttcattaatttattaaataactgtCTTGACATCACTTGAAAAAAGGGGTCAAATTAGTctcgattttctttttttgtgaatcTGTAGCACTAATGTATGTGTTTTGGTTTGTGCAGAAACGTGAAGAAGGATGGTGGGTGGTTATTGGAGACCCCAAATCAAACAGCCTCATCTCAATCAAGAGGCTAACACTTCAACAGAAGGCCAAGGTTGGTTCTGCTCATATGTTACATTGTTCAGGATATCAATGTGGTCATTCTTGCCCTTTGTGAACCTGTAATGttagtacttttgaaaaaatatcaCCATTTATTCAAATCATTGTGATAAAAGTATACT
This window of the Xyrauchen texanus isolate HMW12.3.18 chromosome 27, RBS_HiC_50CHRs, whole genome shotgun sequence genome carries:
- the LOC127620892 gene encoding U5 small nuclear ribonucleoprotein 200 kDa helicase-like is translated as MADVTARSLQYEYKANSNLVLQADRSLIDRTRRDEPTGEVLSLVGKLEGTKMGDRSQRTKPQMLEERRAKRRKRDEDRHDINKMKGFTLLSEGIDEMVGIVYKPKTKETRETYEILLSFIQAALGDQPRDILCGAADEVLAVLKNDKMRDKERRREVEQLLGPADDTRYHVLVNLGKKITDYGGDKELQNMDDNIDETYGVNVQFESDEEEGDEDPYGEVHDEGSDDNEGEEADESSTLTANLGTTGDVMMTKKKDLHPRDIDAFWLQRQLSRFYNDAIVSQKKADEVLEILKTASDDRECENQLVLLLGFNTFDFIKVLRQHRRMILYCTMLASAQSEAEKEKIMNKMDADQDLSKVLYQLQETEKEDIIREERSRRERVRKSRVDDLESMDIDHVEAVASRKLLDLEDLAFSQGSHFMANKRCQLPDGSFRKQRKGYEEVHVPALKPKPFGDEETLLAIEKLPKYAQAGFEGFKTLNRIQGKLFKTTMETDENLLVCAPTGAGKTNVALMAMLREIGKHINMDGTINVDDFKIIYIAPMRSLVQEMVGSFGKRLASYGITVSELTGDHQLCKEEINATQIIVCTPEKWDIITRKGGERTYTQLVRLIIIDEIHLLHDDRGPVLESLIARTIRNVELTQEDVRLIGLSATLPNYDDVATCLRVDPSKGLFYFDNSFRPVPLEQTYVGITEKKAIKRFQIMNEIVYEKIMEHAGKNQVLVFVHSRKETGKTARAIRDMCLEKDTLGLFLREGSASTEVLRTEAEQCKNLELKDLLPYGFAIHHAGMTRVDRTLVEDLFADRHIQVLVSTATLAWGVNLPAHTVIIKGTQVYSPEKGRWTELGALDILQMLGRAGRPQYDSKGEGILITSHGELQYYLSLLNQQLPIESQMVAKLPDMLNAEIVLGNVQTVKDAVNWLGYTYLYVRMLRNPTLYGVSHDDRSSDPLLERRRMDLVHTAAIVLEKNNLAKYDKRSGSFQVTDLGRIASHFYITHDSIMTYNQLLKPTLSEIELFRVFSLSSEFRNITVREEEKLELQKLLERVPIPVKESIEEPSAKINVLLQAYISQLKLEGFALMADMVYVTQSAGRLMRAIFEIVLGRGWAQLTDKTLNLCKMIDKRMWQSMSPLRQFRKLPEEVIKKIEKKNFPFERLYDLNHNEIGELIRMPKMGKTIHKYVHQFPKLDLAVHLQPITRSTLKVELTITPDFQWDDKIHGSSEAFWILVEDVDSEVVLHHEYFLLKAKYAQDEHLVTFFVPVFEPLPPQYFIRIASDRWLSCETQLPVSFRHLILPEKYPPPTELLDLQPLPVSALRNAAFESLYQKFPFFNPIQTQVFNAVYNSDDNVFVGAPTGSGKTICAEFAILRMLLHNAEGRCVYITPMEALAEQVFVDWHQKFQDTLNKKVVLLTGETSTDLKLLGKGDIIISTPDKWDILSRRWKQRKNVQNVSLFIVDEVHLIGGDNGPVLEVICSRMRYISSQIERPIRIVVLSSSLSNAKDVAHWLGCSTTATFNFHPNVRPVPLELHIQGFNVSHTQTRLLSMAKPVYHAIMKHSPSKPVLVFVPSRRQTRLTAIDILTFCAADVVPQRFLHSTEKDLAPFMENLSDTTLKETASNGVGYLHEGLSATERRIVEHLFMSGAIQVMVASRSLCWGTNISAHLVIVMDTQYYNGKIHAYVDYPIYDVLQMVGKANRPLQDDEGRCVIMCQGSKKDFFKKFLYEPLPVESHLDHCLHDHFNAEIVTKTVENKQDAVDYLTWTFLYRRMTQNPNYYNLQGMSHRHLSDHLSELVENTLHDLEQSKCISIEDEMDVAPLNLGMIAAYYYINYTTIELFSMSLNAKTKIRGLIEIISNAAEYKHIPIRHHEDALLRQLAQKVPHKLNNPKFNDPHVKTNLLLQAHLSRMQLSAELQSDTEDILSKAVRLIQACVDVLSSNGWLSPALAAMELAQMVTQAMWSKDSYLKQLPHFTSEHIKRCTDKGVESIFDIMEMEDEDRTALLQLSDMQMADVARFCNRYPNIELSYEVADKEDIKSGSPVVVQVQLEREEEVTGPVIAPLFPQKREEGWWVVIGDPKSNSLISIKRLTLQQKAKVKLDFVAPVVGVHNYTLYFMSDAYMGCDQEYKFSTDVKEADSEGDSDSD